Sequence from the Maniola hyperantus chromosome Z, iAphHyp1.2, whole genome shotgun sequence genome:
AGATGATGATGGCGATCCTGATGCTGTACTCCGCGAGGTTCTTCTTGGCGCCGAAGAAGTGACGGACGTTCTTCCAGATAATCTCCATGGGCACGTAGAACTGGAGACAGTATGTGAAGAAGATAGCCACGGCGATCATCAGCTTGACGCTTTGTCCCAGCCTGAAATAAGATACGGATCACATTAAATTAACTATACATGTGCATTTCTCGACGTGATCAAATCGAAAATGGGGAGATCTGTAAGAGAACtaggggtatgagtttaataaaaactgccataccgctTGCAGGTTAGCACGCATTCATCtttgattgcatcatcacttaccaccaggtgagattgcagtcaatggctaattatgtagctgaagggttgatgtaatgaagaaccagctacatatagtgatgtttattttacactttacaattgatatgttatgtacaatacagacgggctcgcgagctttatataatacaatggtagaagatgttgacgtgacgagcggatgatagggaatgtggaatcttgtaacatGCGTCACCAGGAGGATtccccactgcgttccaaatttgaatattgttgtgtggcagctgcgaagttttcctaatagctgccagccaagtaacggtagaggttgcacctctacaatttgtacttgaataaaaataaaaataaagtaaccgacatagctcaccGGGTAGTGAAGCTGATGAGGCAATGGGCAGttcacatagttcgaaaaatagATAGAGTCCCAAGGTGCCAGAatgacaatttttattttttttgcaggAAGTACCCATACTCTAGCAGCCAGGCAGAACTATAAAATAGAACCCTTTTCAGATATATATTTATACCGGCTGAAATACATATCGACTGTGAACTGGCACACGTCCTCAAGTTTTTGACTGTGACTACGTGGAACATGAATATCGCTGACTGTGTCAATTTGTGACTGTGAGTTAAGAACCTCctcatattataatgtagacaacgACAGGTCGAACTACACATCTCTCACAGCACTGCAGTCCCATCGTAActacgactcatgcaactgagttgaaatatcgacaaatcagaatcatcaaattaatcgttaattaattaattaattgcagTCAAgaactaacttgtatctgaataaaataaaaatcgtggTTTGCAACCGTTATCTACCTTATTATacgtcgttaaaccacgaaataagcttaaaatcataagAAACTCCTcttagtcggttaaaaatgttcaaaagtgaaaataacattaaaatactTACGCTTCATTCTGAGGCAAATTGAGAGTGATGCTGCCCTCGGTCTCGTCGCCGAATTTCAAATATCCAAAGAATCCAACAAGAGCATACAGTGAAACCACGAAAAACATGCCAAAGTTCAAGACTCCGGGGCATCCGATGAAATGAGTGGGCGTCTTCATGTTGTTCTCGAGGGGCATCACCACACCGATGCCTTCCAGAGCGAATATGGCAGTGCCGAAGAAGGTCGGTAGACGTTCCCATTCAGCGAACGGTTTTCGCTCATCCAAGCTAGGGATATCTTGGAATAGATAGTAAAAAGTTATCGACATTCCAGTTGCGACAAGCAAGTTGGCAATCATTGAGAAGGGAGCCAAGTATTTCAGATTCCTGATGAGATTCATCAAGATCAGCAGGGGTAAGAGTGCCACCATGTAGATCCGCAGGTCCAAGTCGTGGGGGAGCCAGTCGCTCTCCTTGGCGTGGTAGTCGACGACTTGCTTCACGTTCTTGGCGACGAAGACGATGTAAACGCAGCAACAGCCCAGGAGGTCGATCACGAGGAACCAGTTTATCATGgccctggaaaataaaaataatttcgttaACTCGCATACCCTCAATTTTAACTGGTTATCACGACAATATTTTGATACCTTACACAAAATACTTTTATCAATGTTTTTGATAGCAATCGCGTGTTTCCTACCGGCTATGCCACCTTCAAAGCAGGAGTAAATAAACTATAGGCAAGTATGTTTCACCTCAGACATTTCCTTTCAGCGTACAGTATTGCATAAAACTCtaagtgaaaataataataaaaaaatagaaaaactaTTTCAGTTTTAACTCTTTACTGATCTCTACTTGGATTTGATTTTAAATGATAAGTATTACcaatggtgatagcctagtagatcatggacacgcacctctactACGCTACGCTTTGagcaattcaatatcacttgctttaacggtgaagatgGCGGtaaatgcatttgacgattcaaaagtatacTTGTAGtcattgcaaaaaaaatatttctattctcttctaaaaaggaaaacttcgtgaggatcTCCGAGATCTCTATAATGTACTCAAAGAGgtgtgcagtctgccaatccgcacttgaccgggCGTGGTAGTTATTATGGCCAAGCCCTTCGAATCGAAGAGACTCAGTAGTGAcccggtgatgagttgatgatgatgatgatgatgatgacgatatttTACTGACAGTAAGACGACTTACTTGGCAAGCCTCGAAAATTTATGCGCAGCTGGTGGTCCGGACAAGAAAGCGGCTTCTGCAGTTTCGGCGAAGCCCAGCGAAGGCTTCTGCATCCTCCTGCACAGCTCGTGGGCGGTTTTCACGAGGACATGCACGCAGTAGGTGCAGATGCCGCCGATCACGAAAGTGGCCACCAGCCCGAAGTAGAGACCTGCGTTCATGAACGCCATCGGCATGGCCAAGATGCCGCTGCCGAGCGATCCCTTCAGCAAGTGAATCAACGTGTCCAAGTCTCTGAAATGTAAAAGTAGCATAtattagattttaaaattttgaatctCAAGTCAAGAGAAAGTTGTAGTTGGTATCTGGTAAAATGAGTTCTGGATGGCATGGGAAGGGTTGTGTCTGCAATCTGTGCATCCGTAGATACCCACCTACTGTTCTTTTATATTTCGAGTGCTGACAAAACGAAAGGTGCTGACAAGCCAATCAGgaggcagacagacatacacacgcTTCCATCATTGTGCAAGTTCCAGGTCAGAACTCATTTTTGTAGCGTCTATTGTGCCGGAAAACAACCAGGAGTGGTTTTAAAAACATATCATCCACTACATATGTAACGAGTATATACGTCGCTTGCTGAGTGATATACGAGTATATCGCTCAGCAAGCGATGCGGAAGACAGCGATGTAGCAAGCGATGCGGAAGACAGCGATGTAGAAAGCTATGCTGGGAGTTTCTTtaagtgatcaaatcaaaaatgaggagatccgtaggagaaccagagtaagtGACATAAATTACCAAGCCAATATTAAtggccagggcacatagttcgaaaaccgatagatgttggggtcccaaggtgctagaacgacgacctcgcaccggaaagtgcagcgttgttCCCCGTGcataggtggacagacgacatcaagcgagtcacagtggcgtgtggaagtcctacaAGAGACACGTTCTGCAGtagacgtctgtcggttgacgatgatgatgtcaTTTTTGTCAGCAAAGGTGAAACTTACGACGTGGGGTGCGCCAGCTTCCTGTGCTCGAAGGGGTTATAGTCCTCGTCCACCTCAGTGTCCCGGCCCGGGATCTCCATGAGGGGCAGGGTGGAGCCCGCCTGCTGTTCCACCGGTATGTCATTTGGGTCAACTTTGTATCTGTGGAACCGTCACATACAACTGTTATAGCCTATGCCTTTCATGAACACAATATATAAGACTATTTCATGTTGGTACGAGTAGGTTAAAAGTGAGTGAATAACAGTGTAGTTTCAAATCTAAACTGACATCAAGCACAAGAAATGTGATGGCTCATGTAGTGAAAACACGGAAAGCGCCACGGATCAAGCTAAATGATGAAATCTAAATTCAATCGAGGTGTGAATGTGTGATCGCGGTCGCGAATCGATGTCTCGGTAACTTTGTTCTAAACGCGCTTACTTATGACGactgttaatttaattacttattccCGAATTGAATCTACATCAAATTGGTATATTGTTAGTTAGGTACTCAGTGTTTTCTGTGTAAGTGTCAGGGGTGTAGTGTGACATTCATTATGGTCTCCAAGATGTATAGATTCGTTTATTTAGGTAAAGTGCGTGTCACTCTATTAAGCCTCGGCATTTACAAGATTGGTCGGCCCGATCGTGAAATTTAATACAGCTTTACGTTGTCGATTAATGCTTTAAAGTTTGAAAGTCGGGTAAAGAAAATTTTGAATACGATAGTTGCactttagtatttttattatacaaGTGCGACTCGTATTTGCGTTATAAGTATTCGTATGTCGTTACTACATGAAGCTGTCGGCTAATTTAAAGATGGTAGCCAAAAGGACATAAAGCTAGATCAAATTTGTACAGAAACAGACGATCGCGAGCCAATACCGAGCCTGAACAGAGATAGCGCACGAAGCGAAGCCGTCGCGAGGCTCACGCGGAGTTGGCGGGATATCGAGAGGCGAGGTGCTCGACGAAAGCTGAATGCATTTAACTAAGGCCTTTCTCATGACGATATTTTCACGTGCAGTCAACGTGAGTCTTACgactgaaaacatttttttttaatttatcgagtagcgcttggctgcaatcagacctggtggcaagtgatgatgcagcctaagatggagcgcgctcgcctagaagatgcctattcactcttgacttgaattaCGAATGTATGCAAAGTTACACAGACTGTAACTGCCTCCAGTTGTGCTTGACGCGCTTCAACTGCACGTGAAAACGCCGCCTTGTGCAGACACTAACCGTATTCACTATCactactatgaggtctcacagtggGCTAGAACGCACAGTGTAgcttccaccaatcagat
This genomic interval carries:
- the LOC117995575 gene encoding proton-coupled amino acid transporter-like protein CG1139 isoform X1 — its product is MSKKQLHNQAAIPLAPAVFKKPQMRPMIAEYDPKRKGVRNDLSDIVMVKYKVDPNDIPVEQQAGSTLPLMEIPGRDTEVDEDYNPFEHRKLAHPTSDLDTLIHLLKGSLGSGILAMPMAFMNAGLYFGLVATFVIGGICTYCVHVLVKTAHELCRRMQKPSLGFAETAEAAFLSGPPAAHKFSRLAKAMINWFLVIDLLGCCCVYIVFVAKNVKQVVDYHAKESDWLPHDLDLRIYMVALLPLLILMNLIRNLKYLAPFSMIANLLVATGMSITFYYLFQDIPSLDERKPFAEWERLPTFFGTAIFALEGIGVVMPLENNMKTPTHFIGCPGVLNFGMFFVVSLYALVGFFGYLKFGDETEGSITLNLPQNEALGQSVKLMIAVAIFFTYCLQFYVPMEIIWKNVRHFFGAKKNLAEYSIRIAIIILTLCIAIAIPDLGPFISLVGAVCLSFLGLIFPAVIETVTFWDRPNGLGRYNWVLWKNLFLICFGILGFLTGSYVSILDIIKGEE
- the LOC117995575 gene encoding proton-coupled amino acid transporter-like protein pathetic isoform X2; translation: MEIPGRDTEVDEDYNPFEHRKLAHPTSDLDTLIHLLKGSLGSGILAMPMAFMNAGLYFGLVATFVIGGICTYCVHVLVKTAHELCRRMQKPSLGFAETAEAAFLSGPPAAHKFSRLAKAMINWFLVIDLLGCCCVYIVFVAKNVKQVVDYHAKESDWLPHDLDLRIYMVALLPLLILMNLIRNLKYLAPFSMIANLLVATGMSITFYYLFQDIPSLDERKPFAEWERLPTFFGTAIFALEGIGVVMPLENNMKTPTHFIGCPGVLNFGMFFVVSLYALVGFFGYLKFGDETEGSITLNLPQNEALGQSVKLMIAVAIFFTYCLQFYVPMEIIWKNVRHFFGAKKNLAEYSIRIAIIILTLCIAIAIPDLGPFISLVGAVCLSFLGLIFPAVIETVTFWDRPNGLGRYNWVLWKNLFLICFGILGFLTGSYVSILDIIKGEE